In the genome of Macrobrachium rosenbergii isolate ZJJX-2024 chromosome 44, ASM4041242v1, whole genome shotgun sequence, the window ttaagTCCAGTGCCTTGAAAGGTCACATTTAGGctaatttttacttatattttcaagaaaatataatttttaactatcAAGCACAccagatagatatatgtatttgataCTTCATACTTTTTATCTAATATATCTACATTCTACATTTATATTCTGCAGTTCTTGAGATACTACTATTGCCTCACATGAAGTAGTTAAAATTAGCATAAATTATTAACCAAATTTTTACAGACATTTTACTTCTAACACAAGACTATCCACAATCGCTAATTTCTGTATGGAAGGTGGGGTCTTTATATTTAACcatatgatttttattacaataataaagtACTTAACAATGGGTCTGCTGCctaaaaaattcatatctaagTAACTTTAACGTTAATGCAGAACTGATGCATTTtcctaatattaataaattttcctcAATTCTTCTTAACTGAAATCAATATACATATTAAACTCCTATTACCTTTACTGCAATAGCCATGTTACAATTTACTGACTAATACAAATTTCAAGGCTATACAAAAATGAGTATTTagctacaatatttttttaattctaaaagaaTTCTCATCAATGACCGAGGACCTAAAtatagtttttcattgttttcctaatttaaaaaattcatattagggcctacatataataaaaaaaaaattcaaattctataaaataattatcaatgaCCTAGACATAATTGTACAACTTTGTTTTAAAACTCTATAAAAGTTTATCAACGTcctaaatagttttaaaatttttcttaaaatctataaaattctTGTCAATGACATAGATATAATTCAGAACTACAATTAAAATGTTCTTACCTTGATATTGTTGGTATCTGTTGCACATGTGTAATGGGTATATATTTCCTTCTgatcctttcttttatttaggCTTTCAAACCTCATACGAATATAATTAGCAGCTTCTTCGTAAGTGTTGCTacctatgaaacaaaaatatttttaaattactaaaattaattatgaaaaaagcATCCCCTGATGCTAATTAGGTGACGTGACTATGTTGGACCTATGAAAAGTGTAATAATTATGCAATAAATTCCAAACTCGTTACAGTACCAAATTTCTGACTGGCATCAGGACCATACCCGAGTCTTTCAAATGAGACACCAGGCCATTACCAACTAACCCACACAGGTTTGGTCCTAATATGagttggaaatttatttctgtgaaacacgtgctcatgtgttcagtAGTTCTTTACAGAACAAGAAACAGCAGTTTTAAGTGGCACAATATTTGCAATATGATTACTATAATGATTGTTCACTTAGGAATTACAGAACATGGCCCTATATGCATGTGGTCTACAACAGAACATTCACTCAAGATTAGCATTATAAAGCTACAAAAAGCAGGATACCCTGATGCCTACTAGTTATAAAAACAAactgagacaaaaatatatgtcTAAAGAATATAACAACTTGCTCATATGGCAAACAATGACACTGTATAAAAACAAACCATGCCTAGAGATACTTGGCTATAATCAATCATTacataaatatgtctatatacCGTACATGCTAACTTAACTTTCTATCCTTACCAGAAATTAACCCAGACCTAACTTACTCTACCCATACCatgcttaaaaagaaaataacccccACAGTTACTAATTTACCCAATGCAAGTAAAACCTCAACTACAGGAAGTGCAGCAAATAAGTAGAATTTACATATAATTACCTTGATGCTGCAAGTAACATGAAACCAAACAAATAATACAGTTAGAGGtgatttatcattataataaatatgagtataaataaaaatgaaggcttTAGGAGAATTTTCTGCACACATTAATGGCATTAAgtacatcacttatgaaaaacgTACTGTAGATAATTCAtacatattttatggaaaaataaactagaaaaaccAATGAAGTGACACCACAAATCTTCACAGTAGATTTTCTTCTTAACATAATGGCCATCTTGCAACTATTGTTACTTCtgcctttacttttttttctcagttttgccaCATATTTAAGTACAGGAAACTTTACTGAAGGCCTTAACCTTCATCACATTGGAGTTATTCCATTATTTGTAAATTGTTAAATGTTGATATTTTAACGTTGCACTACTCTGCTATTTTCCTACTTgacacttttcttttattctccctttcttcctattattattgaCCCTCTGTCCTGATGATTAATGATGTCTCCATATTTTACCAATCATAAGTTAAGTAgtctttgaaaatttttcatatccgctggaaaaaaaatagtctttctaCTCACTCCTAAAAATGACCCCCAATGTGATCAAATATATTCAATTACAACTGTTATATTTCAATTTGttcattacatatactgtacctgTGTACTCTGGGAAGGTTATAGTAAGGGGAGACTTAGTGATTTTCTCTTCAAACAAATCCTTCTTATTCAAGAAAAGGATTATGGAGGTTTCTGTGAACCACTTGTTGTTGCATATGGAATCAAACAACTTCATGCTCTCAATCATTCGgttcatttcttcatcttcagCTAGGACAAGGTCATAacctataaatgaaaacaattctgTCAACATAAATGGCACCAATAGTTTGTCATGCCCAAATATTCAAATGCTGCAGGTTATACAGCATGCATACAAATTTATGTACAGCAATTAATATCTATAGCACTATTAATCCCCAAAACTTAgtgtcaaaaaatgaaaattaacagcaCAAATTACTAAACAAGTAAAGCAGTAATGCAGTATTATAAAAAGCATGGCAGAGAAAAATTCGTATTCTGCACTTCCAGAAATGCTAAAATTCTCAACTAATAACAGTCACAAGTGTAATACCATAAAAAACTTAATCTTCCTTCAGTGAAAACACCTAATATTAGgcacattaattttcttataaagtCTATGATGAACTATCAATTCATGATGATTTACATTTAATCCTATAACCAActaagaatttatgaaatgttcAGCATATTAAATAGTTCTGAATAAGAATTCATGATGACTTTCAGCATATTAAACAGGTCTGAAACTgcaatttaagaaaaatgaacCCCAGTATAAAAGCTGAGATCCTCACTAATACACAAGtagatttttcttcttcaagcttcataaaaatatttttctaatatttttataaagtctaTATGGAAAAGCTGTTGTCTTTACCTGACAAAGCAACAACAAAGACAATAGCTGTTACACCCTCAAAACAGtgtatccatttttttctttcagaacgcTGACCACCAACATCGAAGagtctgcaaataaaaaaaaaatgcatttatttaccAAAAGCTTTCAATTCTTTAGGATAGATGAAGTCAAATCCCCATTACCAGTCCACCAATATTAGATTCTACTGTCCTCAGAATGCCCTACACAAGTGTCTTCTCTTGCAATTAATTTTCTACTTTAGTGGGAAATGATGTATGAAAGCTGAAATTTGTTTGAATTggctaaatacaaaaaatcagtATCAATTTTCCAaacaagaagaaaacacaaaagctTGATTAGATAAAATGCAAGTTCATCAAGTGTAATTTCCAATGACCAAACTGCAGTATAAGTATAAACTAGAACCAATTTTCTCAAATGCTTTCAATGAGTAAGTTAgttaaaataaacctaaaaagCTACCACTTACTTGAAATTAAGATTCTTGTATGAAAAGTTTGTCTCCACGATGCCAGTTGTTTTAACTCTTGTTCGTAAAACATCCTGCTGCGTTGGAATGTACCCTGGTCTCGATATACGATCCAAGGCGTTCAGGTAATATGCCGCAGAATCATTGAGCTGATACTCCCGCGATCGGCTGAAAAAAGTGGCAGTGTTacatttttgaagtaaaaatctACTTGATAATTAAAAAAGCAATTCATAACTATACTGTATCCAAAATACATTAAACCTTCAAAATTTCCATGTGTGGAGGATTAACAAACTCTCTAAATACTTCTAATCTTACATAAGCTGTATAATGGGATAGCCTATATGATATGATCATATGCATTTTGggtgtaaaaattttattcatgtaaatataaaactttacttcccatccacatataaaaatatcttgtcTAACTGCCTGAAAAGAACAGAGGACCACAATGTTGGATtctaatttaaaaacaattagcCCACTGAACCACAACAAAGGCCAACTGGgaaagataaaatcattaaatgaaattacaagtgAGGTTGACATCCTCCTCAGGTGATGATGGGGTCTTGTCTGAAATGTAACTCTTTCTTTGCACATCTTTAGagtttttctcttccctttcactGACACAAAGGCAAAGCAAGTCAAGTTTTGTTTGCTGTATGGACACACAACTACTAACCTAAAACAATGCTGAACCCCGCTTTCATTCCATAATCGTTTCATTACTCTTGACAATTCTGGTGTCAGCTCTCCTTCATCTGCTGCACTTGCAAGTGTGAAAAAGTGTCTGGCATCATCCTGTTTAAACAAAGCAAATGCTATTAAGCATTATATAATAGATTAACTAGACCACTGCATCAAATTATATAAACTCTCATCAGACTGGCACCCAAGATTCCCACTGCATCAAATTATATAAACTCTCATCAGACTGGCACCCAAGATTCATTTTCACAAGTGGAAAAGCTGTAGCTTGGAAATACTATTGCTTGAGATGACAACTTAAAAAGCTAATAAACAACTGAAAACCATAAATGACAATTTCACTAGAACATTAGTTTCAAAATCTTGTGATATGTTGCTGGGTAAGCTAGATGATACAGTATgctattattttaatataaatacattctTGTAATAAGGGATTGGCTCTCGAGGTTTAGCCATTTGATATTCACGGGATAAACTTTTTAAAGTTCAGAAACTATATGACATTTAATAAATTCCAAAAAGTTACACTAAAATTAATCTACTTTAATTTATCATCGATTCAATATTCGAATACTACAAACTTCGATGGTATCCAATAAATTGAAGATATGATAAATCTGACTGTCATACCTGTTGTCTTTTTGAGAAAATTaccctttttccttatttttttctgagatgACATACATTATGACTTTAACTACAGAAATTACAGCTACACGAACAGATGCAAAGCCACAAGATGTTAACTGACGATGTTAATCATTCAAGATGTGAACAAATCCTAAAACAGAAATGGACAGCATCACCATACAATAACACTGCACAGATCAAATATCTATGTTCTATCATGTACTGCCTACACATATGCAAGTTTATCGACTAAGAACGTTAGGTGTTACTAGAAATGGTGCTAAATTATTGTGTATACAGAATCAACCTCTTTCATCAAATACTATAAAGCAAGAAAGTAACTTTAAGCAGCTTATTTTTACAACACAGTGAGCTGTGTGAAGTGTGGTTCATCAGGCAGCATATGGATGCTAGATAAAAGAAGAGGAGGCAAGGAGAGTATTTTCTCATGAACCAGTGAATAAACGTGCCCTGCCCAAAGCAGAAGTCACAGCAGGGGGAGAGACTGAGGAATGCAGGTGACAGCCAAGCCAGTCTCAAGAGAAAGGACATCTTTCCCAGAAATAATCTTACTAGCTTAAGTGCACAGTGGAGGCATAGCCTGGGAAGGACACTTATTCAACAAAACACACTAATTAATTAAAACCACTGGGAAAGAGGCTCAGAGGTAAACTACAAGACTAAAGATTCCAAGGTAGTGTCAGCTGCTATCTATGaggaaaactatttgaaaagtcCTTTCCTATTGAGGTACCATTGATTGTGTGGTCAGTCATGGGAGGTCACAAGCCTGACCCTGACAAGAAGCTGACAAAAGACTGGGGTCTCAATTCAATGAAGGCATGAACTAGCTACAAAAATAACCAGGCCAAATGGAGATGCATATCGACACTTACAACCTACGTGGTAAAATATATGCCTTAACAATACTACAGTTACCACAGTACATATACTGATCCCTCACATATACTATGGAAAATTCACAATACATTAACAACACTCACAGCCACTGAAAACAAGCCAAAATTTCACTAATAACGTGACAGTACAAGATCAAATTCAGAGTTACAGGGAAGTTAAAAAAGCCAAAGATGCAAGCACTGTCAATGGCAAAGGCAACCCTGGAAAATAGAGGTAATGACTATAGCAAGTTGAGGAGGTACCACCAGCAAGCAGGACAGTAAACACGCAAACAACGAGTGATTTCTGGATTTAACTAATACATACTATCTTTGCAGCATGAGATTTATGTCTCTTAAGTGAGATTCACAGGCCCTAAAGAAATGATGCAATACAAAGCACCAAAGCTCCTCCAGCCGGCAAAACACCTCCATTAAAATAGTACACACGAATAGGTGAAAATGTCTTATATAATTACTGATTAAATACACTTCACACAAGTGTAAAAGTTCAAgagcaaaaaggaaaatgacatagAAAAATTAGCATGCTTACTACAGCAAACCATACATAAGTAAGCTTTTCACATGCAGCACACCAATGGTCTGAGTGTGCCAGCATACTTATCTTGTCACTGCTATTCAAGAATGTAATGACTACAATTAGAGAAGACTCATGAATGAGGCAATAATATCAAATAGATTTGTCCAGCATACAGCACTTCTCTGTTATTCCACATTCACAGTAAAAAACTCAGGCAATTCCAACTTACCGCTCTACTGGAATCAGTAAAGTCTATCTTGAGCTGCCCCATGGCTCTAATAATGGCCATGAGAGACTGGATTGTGTTGGAATAGACAACTGGACGGTATTGTTCACATTCTTCTGGCGAGTATCccgtttcatgaataattttcatttgtttaactaTTGTACTTTTTCCCGACTCACCAGCACCTGAAGTACAAATACATAATCAGTAGCAAATTACAAAGAGCCACATCATAGAGACAAAAGTAAATGTTTCACTCCATCacaaaattcacacaaaaaatgtattataaatcaTTGAAATTTCTGAATCACTAGGCCCAGTagtttaataaatacaaaataaaattatagaaaataaacttttataccAATCAtacaaactactgtactgtaagATTAAGCATGAAGATTAAATGCCTTCATACTACCATACCTAAGAGTAATAATTTAACTTCTCTTGCAGCCCTTTCCCCGGCTAGCCTTAAATCTTTGTCTATCTTCTTGCTCCTTTCTGCTGCAACCCTATCAGCAGCATTGCTGATTGCACAACCCATGGCTGCTGACGGGTAAGTGTGAGGCCCCCTGAAAATAGGATACATTTAaatcaggaataaaaaagaatCTGCGACAatttacaacaacaataacaatacagcaataataataataataataataataataataatcataataataataataataaaaataataatatatatagtaaagaacTTCATTGTAAGATGGCAAACTATGTAAAGTAGTTTAACATCTGGGAAGAGATGTAGACATGATGGTGTAATCTTGATGTACAAACTGCATTTGAAGAGATAACGCCTCTCATGCTCTGGTAGAGGACACACAAGAATAAAGGATTGATCTCTACAGGGTGAAAGAGGACCCATTAGCAAATGGCAAAAAGCAAGAGTTGGGAGGAACAAAATTAACTACAAAAGATGTTTGGAATAACCAGTAATGATGTGCATTTCAAAAGGCTGAAAAGAAAACTGGGCTACAAAGCTATACAAGaatgaaaatttgcataaaaactaCAGCTTACAAGATAGAAATAATGGAATGACAGAAGGCAGTTGAGTATACCCCTCAGCCTCAGTTACCACAATTCTTTACTTGCTGCACTATACATTACAATGATTTTTGCTAGGCAACATTTTCGAAGTGACACTTAGCAAATATATCTAACAAAAACATGTAGCCCACAAAAATTCCCTATACAGTAGCATATGACTTACAAAAAAATGGAGATTCTGAAGAGGAGCGACTAAAAAATGCTTGTATTTATCGATGAAATGCATTGGAAAGCTCATTTTACATGTTTCATCTTGAGGGTGGAAAAGAGAGCAGGTCTCaaatatgaaaggaggagagTAGTTGTCAGTGTAATTTACGGTAGACAACCTATATAAGTAACAGTACAGACAAGTGAACACAAACACATGAAGGCCTCAACCATATGAGAATTAAAGCATTAAGTGTGAATATCTAACCTGTAAAAGAGTCAACATGATGTAAAAGTGTTaacaaatacaacaataaatgtGAGAAGAGATATCATAGTGGATAAATGTACAGGTATAGTGTTTTGGGCCAAAGTAGCCTGCACTGGGGCAGAGAAGTTAGGTATAAGACAAGGCTGCACGAAGAAGGGCACTCTCCTTGGCCTCCACAAGTGTCAAAAACAGTAATAGGAGAAGAGCGACAAACACAGAGACTAAATGTGTACTCTAAAATATGGGATCGACACTGCAAATGCAGATGGACGTGACCAACATATAGCTTAAGTAACTGGGATGAAGAAAAGAACTTATGACCTGTATTCATAATACTGAACATAACTTTAGGCAAATTAActaataatctgaaaaataatcttGCCAAGAAAAGTATGCAACAAACAGTACTGGTGAACAGCTTTCTAGTcacaaaagcaatttttttttataaaaaaaagcctGGGGTTACCGTAAGAACAACAGTAGAACAACTGTATAGGAAATGGCATTAACTGACTAACCAATACCCAAATAATGCCAATCAGTTTATACCTCAATAATTAAACCACATGCTGGTCTACTTCATTACACAAAAAGAGGCAAATACAGTAACTTGCATCATCTGCATACTATACTACTACATAGATTTATGGTGTTTATCCTTCACTGttaccttttttacttttttttttctttttgcttttttaacttCTGTACTTATTTTTAAGCCCAACAATATAACTGGCTACAACAGTGCTCCCAGGATCTCTACAATGGTTAATGTGTATACAGTAGTTGTGTTACCTTTAATGCCATTTGAAGTTATGAGGTATAAGAGGCTGCAGATCAGAAACAGAGGTATGCCTACCACCCTGTATTGACAGGTCATTGTGATGAGTCGTTGGCCCATCACATGAGGCATAAGTATCAAAATCACTTACTGACAACTGCAGCTAAGAGACTAATACAACTTTATGTGGCTACCGAAAACCCAATAACTCTGTGATCATTAATTTCATCAACAGTGTGATTTGGTTCTGAATCAAATGTGAGCCATCAATAGCAGATCTAATCTGAAACAATAGAACTGGAATACTGGGCTGCAGGATGCAAGAGATAGCAAGGCAAACATAATGAAATGCATACTACAGCCActatgaaaatattcaaacatgAAAATCACAAAAGAGCTGGAGGAGGATCCTGAAGGTACATAGGCTACCTCAGCACCAGACTGTGAATGAGTTTACAAATAGCCAAATCTCactttcaacaataataatacagtactctATGTACTTGGAAATGACAAAACTACATCCTACATCATTTAATCCATTCAGATGGGCATGATCAACATTCTCATGGGTATTTTCTGAGTTCTCAAGCAAAAGATATTCTGCATACCCCAGCAGTGGAAAATAACATCAAGCTTGGGACAGGCTTCCAAAAAATTTGTAGAAGCAACCAGGATAGATTTCAATAGTACTAACTTGCTAACAAATGCCTCAATTCTAAACTCAAAGTAATCTACCTCAAACCGATCCAGTAATGGTAGGGAAGCTGGGCTGGAAAAGGACCGAGCTCAACATACACCCACCTCCTCATGGAGTTccagattattttctctctctctctctaaaaaaaaaaaaaaaaaaaacaagcagggGAGAACAAGCAAAGAGCTGTACATGAAACTATCAATTTTAAAGAGCACAGACTTATCCCAATGCGTGTGCTAGTTTTCTTTATGTTAAAAATTTCTGACTTTCATTATACCATCAGCACCAACTTGGTGAAATGTGAGCTTTTTATTCTATGATAAAATCATCACAAGTGTTTACAGTAGTTACCAAAATGCTGGTGGGTTCTGTATGTtacgaaattttttatatatgacatgTTATTTAAGACTTTTTCAAGCCATATTCAGTCTCAACATGTTGCTCTTGATCTTTAGCAACCACAAAAATTGCTACTGCTCTTCTAGTGTTAATTTCACAGAAAATTAGCTACAAATTACATGGGGGCCACTATGGCTGACCATAGCTAAGCATTACTTAATTATAGAGTATCTTAACAATCTATTTACGAATATGATCAAATGTACTTAATTTAAAGTGTACTGTACAGGTTTTGAAAATGCCAGCTTGCCTACACTACTTAAAACTAATTACATTTTACTATGTTATTTTTCtcgctttacaagagtttaaggtaatattttgccggtcgactgctgctaaactgtaatttacccttgagctgtgtgcGACTCACTGGTACAGActtgcagttttcaagggtcaattacattttagttacagccgactgacaaaatattaatttaaattcttgttcagcagataaaataacataggaaaacatcaattgccacaGGCTAGCTCACAGCAGACAGCCAGCTTGGGATTACCCTATAATCTATTGCAAActtatttactgtaatattttccatcttttgtttgtattttgacaTTCATTCCCATTgagctggaacgaaacagcatcCATGGGGCTGGttgtggtattaaagtaaaaatttgcttttttttttttttttttttaaatctttcgaAGGAAATTTCTTGTTAACGTTACAGATGAACCATAGCCTTTGGCATCCTAGATTCAAGTTAATATTGGTAATCTATAAAAAGCAAATTTTGAGTGCCCAGTCAACTGTATAATAGGCAGTACAATAATTTGTATGGCCATCTAGTTTAAGGGGGAAAGAGAGTGGTCGAGCGGTCAGGTTTGGTAAAGACTCAATGTCCTTAGCCAGGTTAGGTTACATTAGGTTAGGATGACTCCTGTTCTGCTGTAGATTAAATAAGTAGCCATGTAAGGGCCCAGTACCCTAGGTTTGGAATAAATCACGTATGTACTGCCCTGTAACTGTCCCAGCTACAATTTCATGCTTTAAGAGA includes:
- the Galphai gene encoding guanine nucleotide-binding protein G(i) subunit alpha, which translates into the protein MGCAISNAADRVAAERSKKIDKDLRLAGERAAREVKLLLLGAGESGKSTIVKQMKIIHETGYSPEECEQYRPVVYSNTIQSLMAIIRAMGQLKIDFTDSSRADDARHFFTLASAADEGELTPELSRVMKRLWNESGVQHCFSRSREYQLNDSAAYYLNALDRISRPGYIPTQQDVLRTRVKTTGIVETNFSYKNLNFKLFDVGGQRSERKKWIHCFEGVTAIVFVVALSGYDLVLAEDEEMNRMIESMKLFDSICNNKWFTETSIILFLNKKDLFEEKITKSPLTITFPEYTGSNTYEEAANYIRMRFESLNKRKDQKEIYTHYTCATDTNNIKFVFDAVTDVIIKNNLKDCGLF